A part of Catharus ustulatus isolate bCatUst1 chromosome 8, bCatUst1.pri.v2, whole genome shotgun sequence genomic DNA contains:
- the AP3M1 gene encoding AP-3 complex subunit mu-1, giving the protein MIHSLFLINCSGDIFLEKHWKSVVSQSVCDYFFEAQEKAIDVENVPPVISTPHHYLISIYRDKIFFVSVIQTEVPPLFVIEFLHRVADTFQDYFGECSETAIKDNVVIVYELLEEMLDNGFPLATESNILKELIKPPTILRSVVNSITGSSNVGDTLPTGQLSNIPWRRAGVKYTNNEAYFDVIEEIDAIIDKSGSTVFAEIQGVIDSCIKLSGMPDLSLSFMNPRLLDDVSFHPCIRFKRWESERVLSFIPPDGNFRLISYRVSSQNLVAIPVYVKHMISFKENTSSGRFDVTIGPKQNMGKTVEGVVMTVHMPKAVLNMNLTATQGSYTFDPVTKVLTWDVGKITPQKLPNLKGMVNLQSGAPKPEENPSLNIQFKIQQLAISGLKVNRLDMYGEKYKPFKGVKYITKAGKFQVRT; this is encoded by the exons ATGATCCACAGCCTGTTTCTTATAAACTGTTCTGGTGATATCTTCTTGGAGAAGCACTGGAAGAGCGTTGTGAGCCAGTCTGTGTGCGATTATTTCTTCGAAGCTCAGGAGAAAGCAATCGATGTTGAGAATGTGCCTCCTGTCATCTCCACTCCACATCACTACCTCATCAGCATCTATCGGGATAAAATCTTCTTTGTGTCTGTCATACAGACAGAAGTGCCACCACTCTTTGTAATTGAATTTCTGCACCGAGTAGCAGATACTTTCCAG GATTACTTTGGTGAATGTTCTGAGACGGCAATTAAGGACAATGTAGTAATTGTGTATGAACTTCTAGAAGAAATGCTAGACAATGGCTTTCCACTGGCAACAGAATCTAACATACTGAAGGAGCTGATTAAGCCTCCCACAATTTTGCGCTCTGTTGTCAACTCCATCACAG gcaGTAGTAATGTGGGAGACACACTTCCCACTGGACAATTATCCAACATTCCTTGGCGCAGAGCAGGAGTAAAATACACGAACAACGAAGCCTATTTTGATGTCATTGAAGAAATCGATGCGATTATAGACAAATCAG GTTCCACAGTCTTTGCAGAAATCCAAGGTGTTATTGATTCGTGTATTAAGCTCTCAGGAATGCCAGATCTTTCTCTGTCTTTCATG AACCCAAGGCTGCTGGATGATGTCAGCTTCCACCCGTGCATTCGGTTCAAACGCTGGGAGTCTGAGAGAGTGCTTTCGTTTATTCCTCCCGATGGGAATTTCAGGCTGATCTCCTACCGCGTCAGTTCCCAGAA CTTGGTGGCAATTCCTGTATATGTGAAGCACATGATCAGTTTTAAGGAAAATACTTCATCAGGAAGATTTGATGTTACCATTGGACCAAAACAGAATATGGGGAAAACAGTAGAAGGAGTTGTCATGACAGTTCACATGCCAAAGGCCGTACTTAACATGAACCTCACTGCTACACAAGGCAGCTATACATTTGACCCAGTTACTAAA GTGCTAACATGGGATGTGGGCAAAATTACCCCTCAAAAGCTACCTAACCTGAAGGGCATGGTAAACCTGCAGTCTGGAGCCCCCAAGCCAGAGGAGAACCCAAGTTTAAACATCCAGTTTAAGATACAACAGCTTGCAATTTCAG GTCTGAAAGTGAATCGCCTAGACATGTATGGAGAAAAATACAAGCCTTTTAAAGGTGTCAAATATAttacaaaagcaggaaaattccAAGTCAGGACATGA